TTCTCTCGCACAGAAGCACCATCCACCCCGTACAGAACACCGGGCACGCTGACCTCGTCGAATGCCCGGACGGCACCTGGGCCATGGTCTACCTCGCCGTGCGCCCCCGAGGGAGCAACCCATTTCACGTCAATGGCCGTGAGACCTTCATCGCCGGCGTCACCTGGGTCGATGACTGGCCCGTGGTCGATAATGATGCCTTTACTGTGCCTGCGATCGATACCTCGTTTGCCGACGTGTTCGATGCCCCGACCCTCCACCCACGCTGGCTCTCTCCAGGCGACTATCCGGACCGGTTTACTGAACGCGATGCGCGCCCTGGGGTACTGATCCCTGCCGCTGCCCCCGGGGGCAGCCCGCGGTTGCTCAGCTACCGGACCCGCGACGCGCATTGGACCAGCAGCATCACGATCGATGTCAGTTCAGGCGACGGAAGATTCATTGTTCGCATGGACGACAACAACTGGTTCGGGCTCGAGGTCACGACCGGACACCGGTGCGCGGCTGTCGCAGCACTATGCGGCACCCGTGTCGAGCTGGGATGGCTGCCCCGGGTTCCGACTGACCCGATAGAACTGCTGCTCGAGTCCGTCCCATCGCGCACCGGTCCCATCCGATCGCTAACCGGGCCTGACACCCTGCGCGCAAGCATAGTCCTCCCGGAAGGTCCGGTGCTGCTCGGAGAACTCGACGGCCGGTACCTTTCCACAGAAGTCGCCGGCGGGTTCACGGGTCGAGTCGTTGGGGTCCAGGCTACCGATGGAACAATTCGCCTACACCACGTCGGCTACGCGCCAACCTCGTCCTAACCAGTGATCCCTGACCGGAGGTTGTGGGAAAAGACCCGCACCCTGCGGTCAGGGACAACCCTGCGCGGCACTCCCGACCTATCAGAATTGTCGCGGTTGTGGCGGTGGCAGTCTCATTTTCCAACGTCAAGACCAAGAGCTGTCAGTTTGGGGTGTGCTCTAACTAAACGAACACCACGATACGTTCAGGAAGATCAAAAAGACCCAAACATTTGAGAGCCGCGGAAGGTGGGTCGCAGATGGCTCCCGGATGGACTTGGGGCAGAGTTTCCAACGGCAGGGCGGGCTTCACGCTCAACTGAAGCCCCCATCACGGGCATCAATCATGCGCGGCCGATGCCGCCGTCCGTCCAAATCCGGAAGCAGGTCTATCAGGCATTACCTCACGCACGGTGTCGACCCGGACTTTAATGCCCACCGGAAACGTAGTCTGTTAGTAGTTCTGACGATCTACAGATCCCGGTTCAAGCTTGCAGGGACGGAAGACGCCTTCGCGGTAAACCTCGCCGGTATTGACGTTAACGGAAGGCCGAGCATTCTCCGCACTATCTTCGTGCCTTTGCTGTGGATTGAAGTCCGCGCAGGAAGGGGATCGGATAAGAATAAACTCACTCCAGCTGGAGGACTGCAAGGGCCCGACGAAGGTAGGGGACCGGGTCGGGGTCCTCACTGGCCGCCCAATGAAGCCAGGCCTCAAAAGACGCACCGATGAGGGCTGCGCACAGGAATCGGGCTGTTTCCTCCGAGATGCCCCGCTTGATGAGGTAGGACGCGGTCTGCTCTCGCCGGGAGCCCAAGAAGTCATAGCTTCGGCCCATCAGGTCAGGGTGTTCGGCGATTAGCCGCAGCCGCCCGCGGGTCACTGACAGATCCCGGAGGACTGCCACACCGGCAATCACAGCTTGTCGGAGGGCGTCC
This genomic interval from Arthrobacter sp. SLBN-100 contains the following:
- a CDS encoding glycoside hydrolase family 43 protein, whose product is MSNTRNASPQTAAVRDRREPSVTLATAVNAEEEPEWTVPASTNPILPGFYPDPSICRVDDVYYLANSSFEYFPGVPLWKSEDLVTWTQLGNILERPAQMPQGPVPGSAGIYAPTLRHHDGRFWLITTNTSAFRNEQIILTASDSTGPWSDPVITSGVVGIDPDLAWDGDDCFVTWAARDEANGSRIVQARINTATGEALEEPRPLWSGSGMKYPEAPHLYQRGDWWYLLIAEGGTETGHAVSIARSKRPEGPFQPAPGNPVLSHRSTIHPVQNTGHADLVECPDGTWAMVYLAVRPRGSNPFHVNGRETFIAGVTWVDDWPVVDNDAFTVPAIDTSFADVFDAPTLHPRWLSPGDYPDRFTERDARPGVLIPAAAPGGSPRLLSYRTRDAHWTSSITIDVSSGDGRFIVRMDDNNWFGLEVTTGHRCAAVAALCGTRVELGWLPRVPTDPIELLLESVPSRTGPIRSLTGPDTLRASIVLPEGPVLLGELDGRYLSTEVAGGFTGRVVGVQATDGTIRLHHVGYAPTSS
- a CDS encoding TetR/AcrR family transcriptional regulator is translated as MSSDHLITAAPKSGRPVSIDPDAIAALALEMFAERGYEQTSMDDIARAANVGRKSLYRHFANKADLVWGGMGPVIEASERELESTPAESRSPSEILDALRQAVIAGVAVLRDLSVTRGRLRLIAEHPDLMGRSYDFLGSRREQTASYLIKRGISEETARFLCAALIGASFEAWLHWAASEDPDPVPYLRRALAVLQLE